CCGCTAATGTGATCGAACCAGCACATTAATGAGCTATTTGCTTGGCATAATATCAGTATCCAGTGTGAGCAGTAATTATATCTGGTGGAAATTAAAATAAGAATCATTCCTTTTAGTATTTAGTTTGCAATATTAATGATTTTTATAATAATTAATTCAGTGCCTATCGGATTTTATTTATACAATAAAATCAATGTGTTGAATTATTTTATCTTTGTCACAATATTATTGTGAATAGAGTGTTCTTATTTTGTTTTTATCTTGGCATAATACACCAAGATAATCGTTACTTACCTGCATTATAAAAATAAGGGAATTATTATGTTAAAAACCGAAATGGCTCAAAAGCTCAATGAGCAACTGAACCTGGAGTTTTACTCTGCGAATCTTTACTTGCAGATGAGTGCCTGGTGTAGCGATAAAGGTTTTGAAGGTGCTGCGGCATTCTTAAAATTGCATTCTCAAGAAGAGATGCAACATATGCAGCGTTTGTTCGAATACCTCAGCGGGACAGGCTCTATGCCGGTCTTGGGTACCATCACCGCACCACCAATTGATTTTGCTTCTCTGGCAGATGTATTCAAACTGACTTACGAACATGAGCAGCTTATTACTACTCAAATTAATGAACTGGCTCATGCAGCAATGGAAAATCACGATTATTCCACCTTCAATTTCCTGCAATGGTATGTAGCTGAGCAACATGAAGAAGAAAAACTGTTCAAATCCATTCTTGATAAGCTGGCGCTGGTGGGTAACAGCGGTAATTCATTGTTCTTCGTTGATAAAGATCTGAAGACAATGGCAGCTCAAAGCCATATTTAGGCTTAATTTGTATTACTAGTGTGTTTTCCGCAGTTTTTGATTCCCGATCAACGGAACCAAAAACTGCGGTTTCTGTTATTTCCTCGCAAGCTTATCTGTACCACTTTCCTTCATCTTGTTGTTTTCGTGCTAATTACATGCTGTTTGGCTATGGTTTCTCGACTTGCCATATTCAAATCGTTATCATTTGCACTACCGACATGGCAGTGAGTTGAATTGCTGCTCAATTATTGGTGATATTTCAATCGCCACTCAGAATTTGGCGTTTTGTTTTGTGTGCTATCTCACAGGTAGTGCAATTGACTGGAAGTGATAGGGGTTCGCGCTGCCAATATAGGATATGGTTGGTAGCAGATTGATTCTTCACCCCCATTGATTAAGGGATACTATGTTTATTCGCAAAGTACGTTCTTCTTGCCGCATGCTTTCGGCGCTTATTGTGTTGTTTGTTGGGTTATCCAGTCAGCAAGCTCTGGCTCACGCACACCTGAAGATAGAGTCACCGGCTGCCGATACTACTATCGGTTCAGCGCCAGAAGCACTGACGCTGGGGTTCTCTGAAGGTATCGAGCTAAACTTCAGTGGTGTGAAAGTGACTGGTCCAGATAACAATATAGTGAAAACCGGTGCGTTAACATTGGACCCGGTGAATAATACACAGCTGATTCTGCCGATTGACCATGCATTAACTGCTGGGAAATATAACGTTTCATGGCATGTCGTGTCTGTTGATGGTCATAAAACCAAAGGCACATACAGCTTCACAGTGAAATAATATGTCTCTGGCGACTCTATTCGTTCTGTGTCGCTTCTTGCATTTTTGGGCGGTGATGCTGATGTTCGGCATCAGTATATTCACCGCCTTGTTAGCACCAGATCGATTCTCTTTAATACTGAAAAACCGTCTGTCCCCGCTACTTATCTTCAGTACTTCCCTGGGGCTTATCTCTGCTGTCGGGCTTTTAGCCGTTCAGGCAGGAATGATGGGGAATGGTTGGGCTGATACCTACAGAATGACCGTTTGGTGGTCGGTATTTGGTACTCGTTTCGGTCAGGTGTGGCAATGGCATCTTGGCTTATCCATTTTGATTATGTGGATAGTGTTGCTGGGTTCAACCCGTAGCAACTACCGGCTGATTGCAGGTTGCTCAACGCTGTTACTCGCGAGCCTTGCTTTTACCGGGCATGCGGCGATGCATGCTGGGCTAGTGGGATGGATTCACCAAACCAATCAAATCATACATCTGCTCAGTGCGGGTTATTGGTTGGGTTGCCTACCGGCACTTCTGATTTGCCTTGCTTATGCTCACAATAATGATGTTAAACATGAAGCCATCACTACGCTGATTCGATTCTCAAGCTGGGGACATTTGGCCGTAGCATTGATACT
The sequence above is drawn from the Yersinia intermedia genome and encodes:
- the ftnA gene encoding non-heme ferritin: MLKTEMAQKLNEQLNLEFYSANLYLQMSAWCSDKGFEGAAAFLKLHSQEEMQHMQRLFEYLSGTGSMPVLGTITAPPIDFASLADVFKLTYEHEQLITTQINELAHAAMENHDYSTFNFLQWYVAEQHEEEKLFKSILDKLALVGNSGNSLFFVDKDLKTMAAQSHI
- the yobA gene encoding CopC domain-containing protein YobA, which codes for MFIRKVRSSCRMLSALIVLFVGLSSQQALAHAHLKIESPAADTTIGSAPEALTLGFSEGIELNFSGVKVTGPDNNIVKTGALTLDPVNNTQLILPIDHALTAGKYNVSWHVVSVDGHKTKGTYSFTVK
- the copD gene encoding copper homeostasis membrane protein CopD, with protein sequence MSLATLFVLCRFLHFWAVMLMFGISIFTALLAPDRFSLILKNRLSPLLIFSTSLGLISAVGLLAVQAGMMGNGWADTYRMTVWWSVFGTRFGQVWQWHLGLSILIMWIVLLGSTRSNYRLIAGCSTLLLASLAFTGHAAMHAGLVGWIHQTNQIIHLLSAGYWLGCLPALLICLAYAHNNDVKHEAITTLIRFSSWGHLAVALILASGVINSIIILGDTALTLTSTYQILLLCKVILVMFMIIVALINRYIIVPLLRQLPAKAHYWLVINSYVEIILGAAVLLLVSIFATMAPI